Proteins found in one Eriocheir sinensis breed Jianghai 21 chromosome 14, ASM2467909v1, whole genome shotgun sequence genomic segment:
- the LOC126998489 gene encoding mucin-2-like isoform X2, whose product MIAWLLLAVTGLVVNGAPGKEQHHQHHLPRETRVLYARTIATSILSSTPPGARLIGARGDLPPLVDRLIHNATAIRRNIVDTFSCNGRVYGYYADQDNDCQIFHICVPMQQLFPDLYGPEDLYHFSFICPGYTIFSQDSMTCDWEDSAFPCPQAPQLYDRNNHFFVVPAEDVQRTSPTPSPAPISPSPAPRSQPSPTLSPDTAPFPSWQTSSPSPFSDTTFDSSQRNSPSTSFTSSPTPAPNTSPFPSRRTASPSPTFTPSPRRRSPRPSVSRRNLTPSPTPSPSPTPSTNPISGPINPTTTPSSTIRPSLDPNAIHFRRRFRPNASRRTITPSPMPAPSPTTTPTPTATPTPTTTTSPTPITSSTRSPSLTSSPRATPIPLRRSPSPIPLIRIPTTSPTHSPSPNNNISPSMTPSPRPLPFRRNPTPIPYSRTFNESPTNSSDLKFSPLPPSSSTTPSPPPPSTSTTPSPAPRRPPSYRLRAGLFPRRRRRHHHRHPNLEPKAFEGV is encoded by the exons ATGATCGCGTGGCTGCTGCTGGCAG TGACGGGCCTGGTGGTGAACGGGGCGCCGGGAAAGgaacagcaccaccagcaccacctgcCCCGCGAGACCCGGGTCCTCTACGCCCGCACAATCGCCACCTCCATCCTCAGCAGCACGCCCCCTGGAGCCCGGCTGATCGGCGCCCGCGGGGACCTGCCGCCGCTGGTAGACCGCCTGATACACAACGCCACCGCCATCAGGAGGAACATCGTCGACACCTTCAGCTGCAATGGAAGg GTGTACGGCTACTACGCTGACCAAGACAACGACTGCCAGATCTTCCACATCTGCGTGCCGATGCAGCAGCTCTTCCCGGACCTGTACGGACCCGAGGACCTCTACCACTTCTCCTTCATCTGCCCGGGCTACACCATCTTCTCCCAA GACTCGATGACGTGTGACTGGGAGGACTCGGCCTTCCCCTGCCCTCAAGCGCCGCAGCTGTACGACCGGAACAACCACTTTTTCGTGGTGCCCGCCGAAGATGTGCAGCGGACCAGCCCCACCCCCAGCCCCGCCCCCATTTCCCCCAGCCCTGCCCCACGGAGTCAACCCAGTCCCACCCTAAGTCCAGACACTGCCCCATTCCCATCGTGGCAAACCTCTAGTCCCAGCCCCTTCTCTGATACCACTTTCGACTCCTCTCAACGGAACAGCCCCAGTACAAGTTTTACCTCCAGTCCCACCCCAGCCCCTAACACTAGTCCTTTCCCCTCACGCCGAACCGCAAGTCCCAGCCCCACCTTTACTCCCAGCCCCAGACGTCGCAGCCCCCGACCCTCCGTTTCACGTCGCAATCTTACCCCAAGCCCCACTCCTAGTCCCAGCCCCACCCCTAGCACCAACCCCATTTCTGGACCCATAAACCCCACCACTACCCCCAGCTCCACCATCAGACCCAGCCTAGACCCCAACGCTATTCATTTCCGTCGGCGATTCAGACCTAATGCTTCACGGCGTACTATTACCCCCAGCCCCATGCCTGCCCCCAGCCCCACGACTACCCCCACCCCCACGGCTACCCCCACCCCCACGACTACCACCAGCCCCACGCCTATCACCAGCTCAACCCGTAGTCCCAGCCTTACTTCCAGCCCCAGAGCAACACCCATTCCTCTCCGTCGTAGCCCCTCGCCTATACCTTTAATACGAATCCCGACTACCAGCCCCACTCACAGCCCCAGCCCCAACAATAACATCAGCCCAAGCATGACTCCCAGCCCCAGACCTCTTCCTTTCCGTCGCAACCCCACACCGATTCCTTACAGCCGTACCTTCAACGAAAGCCCCACTAATAGCTCCGACCTTAAATTCAGTCCCCTTCCCCCCAGTTCCAGCACCAcccccagcccccctcccccaagcaccagcaccaccccctcccccgcccctcgaCGCCCCCCCAGTTATAGGTTGAGAGCTGGTTTGTTccctcgtcgccgccgccgccaccaccaccgccacccaaaCCTTGAACCTAAAGCGTTTGAGGGGGTCTGA
- the LOC126998486 gene encoding uncharacterized protein LOC126998486 has protein sequence MSSLRLLLLLVVCVTVAVGEPLRQRARRETSSSFYRPVGSGRNLIEEAALGHALFSAPRGARLLYSQPSIPPLEDRLIDNATLIRANIVDTFRCDDRVYGYYADQDNDCQIFHVCLPLKQLFPANFTQPITYQFSFICPLHTIFSQDSMVCAWEEEALECEYAHELYWMNQNFFRKITNPDGKEGYAQVNSPLN, from the exons ATGTCGAGTCTTCGCCTCCTGCTGCTGTTGGTCG TGTGTGTAACTGTGGCTGTCGGGGAGCCGCTGAGACAAAGAGCCCGCCGAGAAACCTCGTCAAGTTTCTACAGACCAGTGGGCTCAGGGCGGAACCTGATAGAAGAGGCGGCCCTCGGCCATGCTCTGTTCAGTGCCCCCCGAGGCGCACGGCTCTTGTATTCGCAGCCTTCCATCCCGCCCCTGGAGGACCGCCTGATCGACAACGCCACACTCATCAGAGCCAACATTGTGGACACCTTCAGATGCGACGACCGC GTGTACGGCTACTACGCGGACCAGGACAACGACTGCCAGATCTTCCACGTGTGCCTGCCGCTGAAGCAGCTGTTCCCGGCCAACTTCACCCAACCCATCACTTACCAGTTCTCCTTCATCTGCCCCTTGCACACGATATTCTCTCAG GACTCCATGGTGTGTGcctgggaggaggaggcgctggagtGTGAGTACGCCCATGAGTTGTACTGGATGAACCAAAACTTCTTCAGGAAGATCACCAATCCTGACGGGAAGGAGGGTTACGCCCAAGTGAACTCGCCCCTCAATTAG
- the LOC126998489 gene encoding mucin-2-like isoform X1, whose translation MAAAHSQLRGAARTGDSAGIEANQGRILGVSFFKAALPSNSHPTLQTPGAMIAWLLLAVTGLVVNGAPGKEQHHQHHLPRETRVLYARTIATSILSSTPPGARLIGARGDLPPLVDRLIHNATAIRRNIVDTFSCNGRVYGYYADQDNDCQIFHICVPMQQLFPDLYGPEDLYHFSFICPGYTIFSQDSMTCDWEDSAFPCPQAPQLYDRNNHFFVVPAEDVQRTSPTPSPAPISPSPAPRSQPSPTLSPDTAPFPSWQTSSPSPFSDTTFDSSQRNSPSTSFTSSPTPAPNTSPFPSRRTASPSPTFTPSPRRRSPRPSVSRRNLTPSPTPSPSPTPSTNPISGPINPTTTPSSTIRPSLDPNAIHFRRRFRPNASRRTITPSPMPAPSPTTTPTPTATPTPTTTTSPTPITSSTRSPSLTSSPRATPIPLRRSPSPIPLIRIPTTSPTHSPSPNNNISPSMTPSPRPLPFRRNPTPIPYSRTFNESPTNSSDLKFSPLPPSSSTTPSPPPPSTSTTPSPAPRRPPSYRLRAGLFPRRRRRHHHRHPNLEPKAFEGV comes from the exons ATGGCCGCCGCACACTCACAGTTACGAGGAGCGGCGAGAACCGGAGACTCGGCGGGGATCGAGGCGAATCAGGGTCGTATCTTGGGCGTCTCCTTTTTTAAAGCCGCTTTGCCATCCAACTCACATCCAACGCTGCAAACTCC GGGCGCCATGATCGCGTGGCTGCTGCTGGCAG TGACGGGCCTGGTGGTGAACGGGGCGCCGGGAAAGgaacagcaccaccagcaccacctgcCCCGCGAGACCCGGGTCCTCTACGCCCGCACAATCGCCACCTCCATCCTCAGCAGCACGCCCCCTGGAGCCCGGCTGATCGGCGCCCGCGGGGACCTGCCGCCGCTGGTAGACCGCCTGATACACAACGCCACCGCCATCAGGAGGAACATCGTCGACACCTTCAGCTGCAATGGAAGg GTGTACGGCTACTACGCTGACCAAGACAACGACTGCCAGATCTTCCACATCTGCGTGCCGATGCAGCAGCTCTTCCCGGACCTGTACGGACCCGAGGACCTCTACCACTTCTCCTTCATCTGCCCGGGCTACACCATCTTCTCCCAA GACTCGATGACGTGTGACTGGGAGGACTCGGCCTTCCCCTGCCCTCAAGCGCCGCAGCTGTACGACCGGAACAACCACTTTTTCGTGGTGCCCGCCGAAGATGTGCAGCGGACCAGCCCCACCCCCAGCCCCGCCCCCATTTCCCCCAGCCCTGCCCCACGGAGTCAACCCAGTCCCACCCTAAGTCCAGACACTGCCCCATTCCCATCGTGGCAAACCTCTAGTCCCAGCCCCTTCTCTGATACCACTTTCGACTCCTCTCAACGGAACAGCCCCAGTACAAGTTTTACCTCCAGTCCCACCCCAGCCCCTAACACTAGTCCTTTCCCCTCACGCCGAACCGCAAGTCCCAGCCCCACCTTTACTCCCAGCCCCAGACGTCGCAGCCCCCGACCCTCCGTTTCACGTCGCAATCTTACCCCAAGCCCCACTCCTAGTCCCAGCCCCACCCCTAGCACCAACCCCATTTCTGGACCCATAAACCCCACCACTACCCCCAGCTCCACCATCAGACCCAGCCTAGACCCCAACGCTATTCATTTCCGTCGGCGATTCAGACCTAATGCTTCACGGCGTACTATTACCCCCAGCCCCATGCCTGCCCCCAGCCCCACGACTACCCCCACCCCCACGGCTACCCCCACCCCCACGACTACCACCAGCCCCACGCCTATCACCAGCTCAACCCGTAGTCCCAGCCTTACTTCCAGCCCCAGAGCAACACCCATTCCTCTCCGTCGTAGCCCCTCGCCTATACCTTTAATACGAATCCCGACTACCAGCCCCACTCACAGCCCCAGCCCCAACAATAACATCAGCCCAAGCATGACTCCCAGCCCCAGACCTCTTCCTTTCCGTCGCAACCCCACACCGATTCCTTACAGCCGTACCTTCAACGAAAGCCCCACTAATAGCTCCGACCTTAAATTCAGTCCCCTTCCCCCCAGTTCCAGCACCAcccccagcccccctcccccaagcaccagcaccaccccctcccccgcccctcgaCGCCCCCCCAGTTATAGGTTGAGAGCTGGTTTGTTccctcgtcgccgccgccgccaccaccaccgccacccaaaCCTTGAACCTAAAGCGTTTGAGGGGGTCTGA